From Streptomyces sp. NBC_00775, one genomic window encodes:
- a CDS encoding amino acid adenylation domain-containing protein — MTRQPPSTDPAAGRELTPAPAHTTEQELMTTNASNRPLGTGFLQHAAARPDDIALTLGRRAYTYAEAASVARRWAARLVEACGGRPRRVGVFAYRSEAGYFGTLAALCAGAAFVPLNRKFPIARTRAMLERADLDALIVDDASAAQLPELLSGLERRPALLLPGDGTWDGPAGGPVLRAADLAAAPELREPPEAAPDDLAYLLFTSGSTGTPKGVPITHANVRAFLDTNQDRYGITPDDRFSQTFDQTFDLSVFDLFMAWEHGARVCAMEPIELLAPFKYLERNGVTVWFSVPSVAAVMRRRGVLAPGTMPSLRWSLFCGEALPRASAEAWQAAAPGSVVENLYGPTELTIACSVHRWEPATSPAECVHDNVPIGQLYPGLHGLIVDQELAPVAPGETGELCVAGPQTTPGYWQAPHLTAERFFEHAGRTYYRTGDLVRRQGAELVCLGRNDQQVKVGGHRVELGEIEAVLRRQGCTDAVCLMWPDEATITAVVTGADDLSALSDAAAAALPVYMVPKSVHTVDELPVNANGKVDRGALRQWLDSRTAALA; from the coding sequence GTGACCCGGCAGCCGCCCTCCACCGACCCGGCGGCAGGCCGGGAGCTCACCCCTGCCCCCGCACACACCACGGAACAGGAACTCATGACCACCAACGCCTCGAACCGACCTCTCGGTACAGGCTTCCTGCAGCATGCGGCGGCCCGTCCCGACGACATCGCACTGACCCTGGGCCGCCGCGCGTACACCTATGCCGAGGCCGCGTCCGTCGCCCGGCGCTGGGCGGCACGGCTCGTCGAGGCGTGCGGCGGACGGCCCCGACGGGTCGGCGTCTTCGCGTACCGCAGCGAGGCCGGGTACTTCGGCACACTCGCGGCCCTGTGCGCGGGCGCCGCGTTCGTACCGCTGAACCGGAAGTTCCCGATCGCCCGCACCCGCGCCATGCTGGAGCGTGCCGACCTGGACGCCCTGATCGTCGACGACGCGTCCGCCGCCCAACTCCCCGAACTGCTCTCCGGGCTGGAGCGGCGGCCGGCGCTGCTGCTGCCGGGCGACGGGACCTGGGACGGCCCGGCGGGCGGCCCGGTCCTGCGCGCCGCCGACCTCGCCGCGGCGCCCGAGCTGCGCGAACCGCCCGAGGCCGCCCCCGACGACCTGGCCTACCTGCTGTTCACCTCGGGCAGCACCGGCACCCCCAAGGGCGTGCCCATCACCCACGCGAACGTCCGGGCGTTCCTGGACACCAACCAGGACCGGTACGGCATCACCCCGGACGACCGGTTCTCCCAGACCTTCGACCAGACCTTCGACCTCTCCGTGTTCGACCTGTTCATGGCGTGGGAGCACGGGGCGCGGGTGTGCGCCATGGAGCCGATCGAGCTCCTCGCGCCCTTCAAGTACCTGGAGCGCAACGGCGTCACGGTGTGGTTCTCGGTGCCGTCGGTGGCGGCCGTGATGCGCCGGCGCGGTGTCCTCGCCCCAGGCACGATGCCGTCCCTGCGCTGGAGCCTCTTCTGCGGGGAGGCACTGCCCCGCGCCTCCGCCGAGGCCTGGCAGGCCGCGGCCCCCGGCTCGGTCGTCGAGAACCTGTACGGTCCGACGGAACTCACCATCGCCTGCTCCGTGCACCGCTGGGAGCCGGCGACCAGTCCGGCGGAGTGCGTCCACGACAACGTGCCGATCGGACAGCTCTACCCGGGCCTGCACGGCCTGATCGTGGACCAGGAGCTGGCGCCGGTCGCCCCCGGGGAGACCGGGGAGCTGTGCGTCGCCGGTCCCCAGACCACCCCCGGGTACTGGCAGGCCCCGCACCTGACCGCCGAACGGTTCTTCGAGCACGCCGGCCGCACCTACTACCGGACCGGCGACCTGGTGCGCCGCCAGGGAGCCGAGCTGGTCTGCCTCGGCCGCAACGACCAGCAGGTGAAGGTCGGCGGACACCGTGTCGAACTGGGCGAGATCGAGGCCGTGCTGCGCCGGCAGGGCTGCACGGACGCCGTCTGCCTGATGTGGCCGGACGAGGCCACGATCACCGCGGTCGTCACCGGTGCCGACGACCTGTCGGCCCTGTCCGACGCGGCGGCTGCCGCGCTGCCGGTCTACATGGTGCCGAAGTCCGTGCACACGGTCGACGAACTGCCGGTCAACGCCAACGGCAAGGTCGACCGCGGCGCGCTGCGCCAATGGCTCGACTCCCGGACCGCCGCCCTCGCCTGA
- a CDS encoding ATP-grasp domain-containing protein — MSGHLLLVGGAEPQHATAHRLGARLSLLADVSDVRRLGDLSRYERIVAVPGTARVEEWTAAARTVHAHDPVDAVGGFAEEAQEYAAAVADALGLRFHPADVVRRSRHRPLTRDRLREAGLDGTAASEVRDAADVAAFAAVHGFPLVLKPVEGTGGAGVRVVRSAAGLPDTLPPGSRMMAEEYLDGAEFGVQAFSERGLHRIVSVAQAFADPVTGVRTGHCLPASIDDGLRAAFEEYVPLVLDALGVEDGPTHTKIVATPAGPRVVGTHLRPGGDRIVELAGLALGLDLDELWVRQVCGERVLDEVRPRAIRTAAVRFVTPRAPGLLERCYGAEEAAALDGVEAVHWLREPGSLLTAGHTADSSGACVVTTGDSGQQAVARSLAAAARLRFVVVCAG; from the coding sequence GTGAGCGGTCATCTGCTGCTCGTCGGGGGCGCGGAGCCGCAGCACGCCACGGCACACCGGCTGGGGGCGCGGCTGAGCCTGCTCGCGGACGTGTCCGACGTACGGCGGCTCGGGGACCTGTCGCGCTACGAGCGGATCGTCGCCGTACCCGGTACCGCCCGCGTCGAGGAGTGGACGGCGGCGGCACGCACGGTGCACGCGCACGACCCGGTGGACGCCGTCGGCGGTTTCGCCGAGGAGGCCCAGGAGTACGCGGCGGCCGTCGCGGACGCGCTCGGGCTGCGCTTCCACCCGGCCGACGTCGTACGGCGGAGCCGGCACCGGCCGCTGACGCGTGACCGGTTGCGGGAGGCGGGCCTGGACGGCACCGCGGCGAGCGAGGTGCGGGACGCCGCGGACGTGGCGGCGTTCGCCGCGGTGCACGGGTTCCCGCTCGTGCTCAAACCGGTCGAGGGCACGGGCGGCGCCGGCGTCCGTGTCGTCCGTTCGGCGGCCGGCCTCCCGGACACGCTGCCGCCCGGGAGCCGGATGATGGCCGAGGAGTACCTGGACGGCGCGGAGTTCGGCGTCCAGGCGTTCTCCGAGCGGGGTCTGCACCGGATCGTGTCCGTCGCGCAGGCCTTCGCCGACCCGGTGACGGGGGTGCGGACCGGACACTGTCTGCCGGCCTCGATCGACGACGGACTGCGCGCGGCGTTCGAGGAGTACGTGCCGCTGGTGCTGGACGCGCTGGGCGTCGAGGACGGCCCCACCCACACGAAGATCGTCGCGACGCCCGCCGGTCCCCGCGTGGTCGGGACGCACCTGCGGCCCGGCGGCGACCGGATCGTCGAACTGGCCGGGCTGGCCCTCGGGCTGGACCTCGACGAGCTCTGGGTGCGCCAGGTGTGCGGCGAGCGGGTGCTGGACGAGGTGCGCCCACGGGCGATCCGCACGGCCGCCGTCCGGTTCGTCACACCGCGCGCCCCCGGGCTGCTGGAGCGCTGCTACGGCGCGGAGGAGGCCGCCGCCCTCGACGGTGTGGAGGCCGTCCACTGGCTGCGGGAGCCCGGCTCGCTCCTCACCGCCGGGCACACCGCCGACAGCAGCGGCGCCTGTGTCGTCACCACCGGCGACAGCGGACAGCAGGCGGTGGCCCGAAGCCTGGCGGCGGCGGCACGGCTGCGGTTCGTGGTGGTGTGCGCCGGATGA
- a CDS encoding MFS transporter has protein sequence MKLTASGRRLATAALVQSLGIGLFMASSMAFYTRQVGLTPNQVAAGLATAGGIALAVSLYGGVLADRYGARRVLAGVYVGRGVCCGSYAFVTSFWQFMAVTLCAVACDRAGPPVLQALVASALPEQQERTRLLAVVNVVRNCGLGVGAMAAGAALTFDTATAYRITLGVIACAFFGGAVLVLRVPEKAPAARAEKTRGRPVVPDSRYLALTGLNFLLSFFDALLLVAMPVWVLDHTDAPRATVSVLFAANTVLVVVLQIPVSRFADGLRRTSRMLTWTGAVLAVGSLCFAASGASPGWTSVAWLAAAVVALSLGEVIANSAVWDLSIALAPPEERGRYLSVFNLSVNGQRVLGPLVVTGLLLGSGTAGWIAAAVVFVAAGVTAERVALTAGARVEAPAQAPAGT, from the coding sequence ATGAAACTGACCGCGAGCGGTCGCAGGCTGGCCACGGCCGCGCTCGTGCAGTCGCTCGGCATCGGGCTCTTCATGGCGAGCTCCATGGCGTTCTACACGCGGCAGGTCGGACTCACTCCCAACCAGGTGGCCGCGGGGCTCGCCACCGCGGGCGGAATCGCGCTTGCGGTGTCGTTGTACGGCGGTGTGCTCGCCGACCGCTACGGGGCACGGCGGGTGCTCGCCGGCGTCTACGTGGGCCGCGGGGTCTGCTGCGGGTCGTACGCCTTCGTCACCTCCTTCTGGCAGTTCATGGCGGTGACCCTGTGCGCGGTGGCCTGCGACCGGGCCGGGCCGCCGGTGCTCCAGGCCCTGGTCGCGAGCGCGCTCCCCGAACAACAGGAGCGCACCAGGCTGCTCGCCGTCGTCAACGTCGTCCGCAACTGCGGACTCGGCGTCGGCGCGATGGCGGCCGGCGCCGCTCTGACCTTCGACACGGCGACCGCCTACCGGATCACCCTGGGCGTGATCGCCTGCGCGTTCTTCGGCGGAGCGGTCCTGGTGCTGCGGGTACCGGAGAAGGCACCGGCGGCCCGGGCGGAGAAGACACGCGGGCGGCCGGTGGTCCCGGACTCCCGCTATCTGGCACTGACCGGGCTCAACTTCCTGCTGTCGTTCTTCGACGCGCTGCTGCTGGTCGCCATGCCCGTGTGGGTGCTGGACCACACGGACGCGCCCCGGGCCACGGTGTCGGTGCTGTTCGCCGCGAACACCGTGCTCGTGGTGGTGCTGCAGATCCCGGTCAGCCGGTTCGCCGACGGTCTGCGCCGCACCAGCCGCATGCTGACCTGGACCGGCGCGGTGCTGGCGGTGGGCAGTCTGTGCTTCGCCGCGTCCGGCGCCTCGCCCGGCTGGACCTCGGTGGCCTGGCTGGCCGCGGCGGTGGTCGCGCTGTCCCTCGGCGAGGTCATCGCCAACTCGGCGGTGTGGGACCTGTCGATCGCGCTCGCCCCGCCCGAGGAGCGCGGACGCTATCTGTCGGTCTTCAACCTGAGCGTGAACGGCCAGCGGGTCCTCGGGCCCCTCGTCGTCACCGGTCTGCTGCTCGGCTCCGGTACCGCCGGCTGGATCGCCGCGGCCGTGGTCTTCGTGGCAGCCGGCGTCACCGCCGAGCGGGTCGCGCTGACCGCGGGCGCACGCGTGGAAGCCCCGGCCCAGGCACCCGCCGGGACCTGA
- a CDS encoding MarR family winged helix-turn-helix transcriptional regulator, producing the protein MTSMPVSERLGSHLKRAEQALNATKTAVLKPAGVTVAQYGALLHLSTNPGISAAALARLCAVTPPTMNTVLKNLQERGLIERTPHEWHRNVLETRLTDEGRTVMADADARAVRVERALAAEFTDEERDALAGLLGRCVALLEKERPQA; encoded by the coding sequence ATGACGTCCATGCCCGTGTCCGAGCGCCTCGGCTCCCACCTCAAACGGGCCGAGCAGGCCCTCAACGCGACCAAGACCGCGGTCCTGAAACCGGCGGGCGTGACCGTCGCCCAGTACGGGGCGCTGCTCCACCTCAGCACCAACCCGGGTATCTCGGCCGCCGCCCTGGCCCGCCTCTGCGCGGTCACGCCCCCGACCATGAACACGGTCCTGAAGAACCTCCAGGAGCGCGGCCTCATCGAGCGCACCCCGCACGAGTGGCACAGGAACGTCCTCGAAACCCGCCTCACCGACGAGGGCCGCACCGTCATGGCCGACGCGGACGCCCGCGCCGTACGGGTCGAACGCGCCCTGGCCGCCGAGTTCACGGACGAGGAGCGCGACGCGCTGGCAGGCCTGCTGGGCCGGTGCGTCGCGCTCCTCGAAAAGGAACGGCCCCAGGCCTGA
- a CDS encoding DEAD/DEAH box helicase yields the protein MRGVMAGVAGAGGRPQAGQPPVGRKARQLLTEGARLHEAARTVLADHARALEAVRTALVPIQAELVAQELESIPVARLKDVTEGRLRLGAVEAAGLGSVRAVYEASRYELRQIPGVGAQTADQALAAARQIARAVEETVSVRLDVDRPEPRSTALVVALRKLVEAGPELRRAVDAAQRLDERLGALLPEARPTAGWLRMAFTRRHRRQSAFTAVVGIRELTADAATRDVRLLLAQASTDLLREPASDIEAWVDFELRSTEYYSQLAEISEHRADVEAAEGFLPSEVAERVHGQSLDDTHRRVSLRGYQSFGARFALAQRRVVLGDEMGLGKTVQAIAVLAHLAAEGHSHFLVVCPASVLINWTREIRARSTLRALPVHGADRQDAYAEWRERGGVAITTFDVLHTLPTPNGNGLSKANGNGLSKANGTKPGISGDPAPGMLVVDEAHYVKNPDTRRSKAVAAWTDRCDRVLFLTGTPMENRVEEFRTLVRYLQPALVPTIDHGTAVAGPHAFRASVAPAYLRRNQRDVLTELPTLLQVDEWEEFSGADQEAYRKAVEAGNFMAMRRAAYADAERSAKLQRLRELVSEAAENGLKVVVFSYFRDVLATVQEALGTPARKDRARRVFGPISGAVPAAHRQRLVDEFAAADGHAVLLCQIEAGGVGLNLQAASVVVLCEPQVKPTLEHQAVARAHRMGQVRTVQVHRLLAADSVDDRLLRILRNKDRLFDTYARRSDMAEASPDAVDVSDGSLARRIVEEEQRRLAAQG from the coding sequence ATGAGGGGTGTCATGGCGGGTGTGGCGGGGGCGGGAGGGCGACCGCAGGCCGGACAGCCCCCGGTCGGGCGAAAGGCGAGGCAGCTGCTCACGGAAGGCGCGCGGCTGCACGAGGCCGCACGCACCGTGCTCGCCGATCACGCCCGCGCCCTCGAAGCGGTGCGTACGGCACTGGTGCCGATCCAGGCCGAACTCGTCGCCCAGGAACTGGAGTCCATCCCCGTCGCACGGCTGAAGGACGTCACCGAGGGGCGGCTGCGCCTCGGGGCCGTCGAGGCGGCCGGGCTCGGCTCGGTGCGCGCGGTGTACGAGGCGAGCCGCTACGAACTGCGGCAGATCCCGGGGGTCGGTGCCCAGACCGCCGACCAGGCGCTCGCCGCCGCGCGCCAGATCGCCCGCGCGGTCGAGGAGACCGTCTCCGTGCGCCTGGACGTGGACCGGCCCGAGCCCCGCAGCACCGCCCTGGTCGTCGCGCTGCGCAAACTCGTCGAAGCCGGGCCCGAGCTGCGGCGGGCGGTGGACGCCGCCCAGCGGCTCGACGAGCGGCTCGGCGCGCTGCTGCCCGAGGCCCGGCCCACCGCCGGATGGCTGCGGATGGCGTTCACCCGGCGGCACCGGCGGCAGAGCGCGTTCACGGCGGTCGTCGGCATCCGCGAGCTGACGGCCGACGCGGCCACCCGTGACGTACGCCTGCTGCTCGCGCAGGCCTCCACGGACCTGCTGCGCGAACCGGCCTCCGACATCGAGGCCTGGGTCGACTTCGAGCTGCGCTCCACGGAGTACTACAGCCAGCTCGCCGAGATCTCCGAGCACCGGGCGGACGTCGAGGCCGCCGAGGGCTTCCTCCCCTCGGAGGTCGCCGAACGGGTCCATGGGCAGTCCCTCGACGACACCCACCGCCGGGTCTCGCTGCGCGGCTACCAGTCCTTCGGCGCCCGTTTCGCCCTGGCCCAGCGCCGGGTCGTCCTCGGTGACGAGATGGGGCTCGGCAAGACCGTGCAGGCCATCGCCGTGCTCGCCCACCTCGCGGCGGAGGGGCACAGCCACTTCCTGGTGGTGTGCCCGGCCAGCGTGCTGATCAACTGGACCCGCGAGATCCGCGCGCGCAGCACCCTGCGCGCCCTGCCGGTGCACGGCGCCGACCGGCAGGACGCGTACGCCGAGTGGCGGGAGCGCGGTGGCGTCGCGATCACCACGTTCGACGTACTGCACACCCTGCCCACGCCGAACGGGAACGGCCTGTCCAAGGCGAACGGAAACGGCCTGTCCAAGGCGAACGGCACGAAGCCCGGGATCTCCGGCGACCCGGCACCCGGAATGCTGGTCGTCGACGAGGCCCACTACGTGAAGAACCCGGACACCCGTCGCTCCAAGGCCGTCGCCGCCTGGACCGACCGCTGTGACCGGGTCCTCTTCCTCACGGGTACGCCCATGGAGAACCGCGTCGAGGAGTTCCGCACCCTCGTCCGCTACCTCCAGCCCGCCCTCGTGCCCACGATCGACCACGGCACCGCGGTCGCCGGCCCGCACGCCTTCCGCGCCTCCGTCGCCCCCGCCTATCTGCGCCGCAACCAGCGGGACGTCCTCACCGAACTCCCCACGCTGCTCCAGGTCGACGAGTGGGAGGAGTTCAGCGGGGCCGACCAGGAGGCCTACCGGAAGGCGGTCGAGGCGGGGAACTTCATGGCGATGCGCAGGGCCGCGTACGCCGACGCGGAGCGGTCCGCGAAGCTCCAGCGGCTGCGCGAGCTGGTGTCCGAGGCGGCCGAGAACGGACTGAAGGTGGTGGTGTTCTCGTACTTCCGCGATGTGCTCGCCACCGTCCAGGAAGCCCTGGGCACCCCTGCCCGCAAGGACCGGGCGAGGCGCGTGTTCGGGCCGATATCCGGCGCCGTGCCCGCCGCCCACCGGCAGCGTCTCGTCGACGAGTTCGCGGCGGCCGACGGGCACGCGGTGCTGCTCTGCCAGATCGAGGCCGGCGGCGTCGGCCTCAATCTGCAGGCGGCGTCCGTGGTCGTCCTGTGCGAGCCACAGGTCAAGCCGACCCTGGAGCATCAGGCCGTGGCCCGCGCCCACCGCATGGGCCAGGTCCGCACGGTCCAGGTACACCGCCTCCTCGCCGCGGACAGCGTGGACGACCGGCTGCTGCGCATCCTGCGGAACAAGGACCGGCTCTTCGACACCTACGCCCGCCGCAGCGACATGGCGGAGGCGAGTCCGGACGCGGTCGACGTCTCGGACGGCTCGCTCGCCCGCCGCATCGTGGAGGAGGAACAGCGGCGGCTGGCCGCCCAGGGCTGA
- a CDS encoding sensor histidine kinase gives MKTIRVPSETTRAQHHEFANCLHTIAGLLEMGMYERASEFIAEVTRARTTRIALQAQRLREPLLSALLVGKSAVAAERGVALRIGPGCHLPHRALVPHDLMMVLGNLIDNALDAVAAHPTPEPRVDVDVWAEGDSAVLRVGDNGPGVPAGARELMFQEGWSTKEPRGGRGAGLAQVRRIADRYEGTASVTERAGGGAVFTVRLPRALTPGERTVR, from the coding sequence TTGAAAACCATCCGAGTTCCCAGCGAAACGACGCGCGCTCAACATCATGAGTTCGCCAACTGCCTGCACACCATCGCGGGTCTGCTGGAAATGGGAATGTACGAAAGGGCGAGCGAGTTCATCGCGGAAGTGACGCGGGCCCGGACCACCCGCATCGCATTGCAGGCCCAGCGGCTGCGCGAACCGCTGCTCAGCGCGCTTCTGGTCGGCAAGAGCGCGGTCGCCGCGGAGCGGGGCGTGGCTCTGCGGATCGGCCCTGGCTGCCATCTGCCGCACCGCGCGCTCGTGCCGCACGACCTGATGATGGTGCTGGGCAATCTGATCGACAACGCGCTGGACGCGGTCGCCGCCCACCCCACCCCTGAGCCGCGCGTCGACGTCGACGTGTGGGCGGAGGGCGACAGCGCGGTGCTGCGGGTCGGCGACAACGGGCCCGGCGTTCCGGCCGGGGCGCGCGAGCTGATGTTCCAAGAGGGCTGGTCCACGAAGGAGCCCCGCGGCGGCCGGGGCGCGGGACTCGCCCAGGTGCGACGGATAGCCGACCGGTACGAGGGCACCGCGAGCGTGACCGAACGCGCGGGCGGCGGCGCCGTGTTCACCGTACGACTGCCCCGGGCGCTCACCCCCGGGGAGAGGACCGTCCGGTGA
- a CDS encoding SMP-30/gluconolactonase/LRE family protein, with the protein MSRSIQRRSFLTAATMTVTAAVVGAPPATAAPRISTAFELPGDRVYPEGIAADPRTGDLYVGSYATGAVYRAQPGRRTAEVFLPAGADGRTTANGLKADRAGRLWVIDSTSGVDVYDLRTRTLLARFDVPGDAPLLVNDLAITADGSAYLTDSLRGVIYRVTPAELARVAAHGGRSSLTTAYDLGAVVSPHPSGAFTLNGIVAAAHFLLTVDMTSGALYRVDLATGDVRQVTLSGGDLVNGDGLELVGGTLWAALNRTNTITRWRLSADGTSARLERSFTDTALQIPTTLVRRDGRTLVVRSQFDKGGPMGPGTPETPFTVAWVHGI; encoded by the coding sequence GTGTCCCGTTCGATCCAGCGCCGCTCCTTCCTGACCGCCGCCACCATGACCGTCACGGCGGCCGTCGTGGGCGCACCGCCCGCGACCGCGGCACCCCGTATCTCCACCGCTTTCGAACTCCCCGGCGACCGCGTCTACCCCGAGGGCATCGCGGCGGACCCGCGTACCGGCGACCTGTACGTGGGCTCGTACGCCACCGGTGCCGTCTACCGGGCCCAGCCCGGCCGCCGTACGGCCGAGGTCTTCCTGCCCGCGGGCGCGGACGGCCGGACCACCGCCAACGGTCTGAAGGCCGACCGGGCCGGCCGCCTCTGGGTGATCGACTCGACGTCCGGGGTCGACGTGTACGACCTGCGCACCCGCACCCTGCTGGCCCGTTTCGACGTGCCCGGTGACGCGCCGCTCCTCGTCAACGACCTGGCGATCACCGCGGACGGCAGCGCGTATCTGACGGACAGCCTGCGGGGGGTCATCTACCGGGTGACCCCGGCCGAACTGGCGCGGGTGGCCGCGCACGGCGGCCGCTCCTCGCTCACCACCGCCTACGACCTCGGCGCCGTCGTGTCCCCGCACCCCTCCGGCGCGTTCACCCTGAACGGCATCGTCGCCGCGGCGCACTTCCTGCTGACCGTCGACATGACGTCGGGCGCCCTCTACCGGGTCGACCTGGCCACCGGTGACGTACGCCAAGTCACCCTGTCCGGCGGCGACTTGGTGAACGGTGACGGCCTGGAGCTCGTCGGCGGCACGCTGTGGGCCGCTCTCAACAGGACCAATACGATCACCCGTTGGCGGCTGTCGGCGGACGGCACCTCGGCCCGGTTGGAGCGGAGCTTCACCGACACCGCGCTCCAGATCCCGACGACGCTCGTCCGCCGCGACGGCCGCACCCTCGTCGTCCGTTCCCAGTTCGACAAGGGCGGGCCGATGGGGCCGGGGACTCCCGAGACGCCATTCACGGTGGCGTGGGTGCACGGGATCTGA
- a CDS encoding citrate/2-methylcitrate synthase: MSSVDQLIARTLGIAPERVTPALEYQSIKEWDSLGHVSLMVALEKAYGVPVDDELTLELRTVAAIRAFAEADGHAAADTRARPAVSVASAASAASAGEHTTVHRGLEGVVFDRTSVTRIDGAEGSLEYRGYSIHDLAGRASFEEVAHLLVRGDLPDEPAREAFAKELRAQRELPPPVVELARSLAHTHPMEALRTLVSALGSFGPARDTTADETYGEALAAGTALIARVPMLVAAHHAFRSGREFTVPADETSYAEAFLTALLGERPSPAAVRFVDKGFIVHADHSANASAFTARIAVGCRSGMTAALTAAVAAFAGSVHGGAAERAVRLIDEVGEPGNAERYVAELQGQGRPVMGFGHRVYRTEDPRVRHLRATVVELSEERGDRRGLDILDAVAAAMRPYGRHGVAPNVDLYAGLAYRLLGLPDDLAVPLFVIGRTAGWVAQALEQHANNVLIRPLLDYVGPRGLLYPGAAG; this comes from the coding sequence ATGAGCAGCGTCGACCAGCTGATCGCCCGCACGCTGGGGATCGCGCCGGAACGGGTCACCCCCGCCCTGGAATACCAGTCGATCAAGGAGTGGGACTCCCTCGGCCACGTCTCGCTGATGGTCGCCCTGGAAAAGGCCTACGGCGTGCCCGTCGACGACGAACTCACGCTGGAGCTGCGGACCGTGGCCGCCATCCGCGCGTTCGCGGAGGCCGACGGCCACGCAGCGGCCGACACCAGGGCCCGGCCCGCCGTTTCCGTCGCTTCCGCCGCTTCCGCCGCTTCCGCCGGGGAACACACCACGGTCCACCGGGGCCTGGAGGGCGTGGTCTTCGACCGCACCTCCGTCACCCGGATCGACGGCGCGGAGGGCTCCCTCGAATACCGCGGCTACAGCATCCACGACCTGGCCGGCCGGGCCTCCTTCGAGGAGGTCGCCCATCTCCTCGTACGCGGCGACCTCCCGGACGAGCCGGCCCGGGAGGCGTTCGCCAAGGAGCTCCGGGCCCAGCGCGAACTTCCCCCGCCTGTAGTCGAGTTGGCTCGCTCCCTCGCGCACACCCATCCGATGGAGGCGCTGCGCACCCTGGTCTCCGCACTCGGCTCGTTCGGCCCGGCGCGCGACACGACGGCCGACGAGACGTACGGCGAGGCGCTCGCGGCCGGAACAGCCCTGATCGCCCGTGTGCCGATGCTGGTCGCGGCCCACCACGCTTTCCGCAGCGGGCGGGAGTTCACGGTGCCGGCCGACGAGACCTCGTACGCCGAGGCGTTCCTGACCGCACTGCTCGGCGAGCGGCCCTCCCCCGCGGCCGTGCGGTTCGTCGACAAGGGCTTCATCGTCCACGCCGACCACAGCGCCAACGCCTCGGCGTTCACCGCGCGCATCGCCGTCGGCTGCCGGTCCGGGATGACGGCCGCGCTCACCGCGGCCGTCGCCGCGTTCGCGGGCTCGGTGCACGGCGGGGCCGCGGAGCGGGCGGTGCGCCTGATCGACGAGGTGGGCGAGCCCGGCAACGCAGAGCGCTATGTCGCCGAACTCCAGGGCCAGGGACGCCCGGTGATGGGCTTCGGCCACCGGGTCTACCGCACGGAGGACCCCCGGGTCCGCCATCTGCGGGCCACCGTCGTGGAGTTGAGCGAGGAGCGCGGGGACCGGCGCGGACTTGACATCCTGGACGCGGTCGCCGCCGCGATGCGCCCCTACGGCCGGCACGGCGTGGCACCCAACGTCGACCTGTACGCGGGGCTCGCCTACCGGCTGCTCGGGCTGCCCGACGACCTGGCGGTGCCCCTGTTCGTGATCGGCCGGACCGCGGGCTGGGTCGCCCAGGCGCTCGAACAGCACGCCAACAACGTACTGATCAGGCCGCTGCTCGACTATGTGGGGCCGCGCGGCCTGCTGTACCCGGGAGCGGCCGGGTGA
- a CDS encoding DUF7342 family protein, which produces MINVLIVDDDFHVAEINAAYVSRVPGFRVAGRAHSAGEALAAIERGGVDLLLLDQYLPDETGLRLVQRLRQQDRPIDVIMVSAARDAASVRAAQRSGVLQYLVKPFGFPALRRKLEGYAALHGMFDGADELEQEGMDSVFGAQAASAVPVSASTGFSGPTSELIRQILREAQEPLSAQEVAEQAGVSRSTAQRYLKHMEKRGSVLLTLKYGAAGRPEHHYGLRVSVPTAH; this is translated from the coding sequence GTGATCAACGTACTCATCGTGGACGACGACTTCCACGTGGCCGAGATCAACGCCGCGTACGTCTCCCGGGTTCCGGGCTTCCGGGTGGCCGGGCGCGCCCACTCGGCCGGCGAGGCGCTGGCCGCGATCGAGCGGGGCGGCGTCGACCTGTTACTCCTCGACCAGTACCTGCCCGACGAGACGGGACTGCGCCTGGTGCAGCGACTGCGGCAGCAGGACCGGCCGATCGACGTGATCATGGTGTCGGCGGCCCGGGACGCCGCGTCCGTGCGCGCGGCGCAGCGTTCGGGAGTCCTGCAGTACCTGGTGAAGCCGTTCGGCTTTCCCGCCCTGCGCCGCAAACTGGAGGGCTATGCCGCCCTGCACGGCATGTTCGACGGAGCGGACGAACTGGAGCAGGAGGGCATGGACAGCGTCTTCGGCGCGCAGGCCGCGTCGGCCGTGCCCGTCTCCGCGTCCACGGGGTTCTCCGGGCCGACCTCCGAGCTGATCCGCCAGATCCTGCGCGAGGCACAGGAGCCGCTCTCGGCACAGGAGGTGGCCGAGCAGGCCGGCGTGAGCCGGTCCACCGCGCAGCGCTACCTCAAGCACATGGAGAAGCGGGGCAGCGTCCTGCTCACCCTCAAGTACGGGGCAGCGGGCCGCCCCGAACACCACTACGGACTGCGCGTGAGCGTCCCGACCGCACACTGA